From the Planktothrix tepida PCC 9214 genome, one window contains:
- the ruvX gene encoding Holliday junction resolvase RuvX, with product MEQQTKSAFISALGLDIGRKRVGVAGCDGTGLIATGLTTILRRSFSQDIEQFQELVQQRQVQVLVVGLPYHLNGSLGSQAKQVQNYAQRLASALKLPLEYIDERLTSYQAEQLMISENISPSRNKSLIDRKAASLILQQWLDQXGEVDLLSGVKI from the coding sequence ATGGAACAACAGACAAAATCCGCTTTTATTTCTGCTTTGGGATTAGATATTGGCCGCAAACGGGTTGGTGTCGCAGGCTGTGACGGGACAGGCTTAATTGCTACTGGACTCACCACCATCCTGCGGCGTTCTTTTTCTCAAGATATTGAGCAATTTCAAGAACTTGTTCAGCAACGACAGGTACAAGTCTTAGTAGTGGGGTTGCCTTACCATCTGAATGGTTCCTTGGGATCTCAAGCCAAACAGGTGCAAAACTATGCTCAACGGTTAGCTTCTGCCTTGAAGTTACCCCTAGAGTACATCGATGAACGGCTAACGTCCTACCAAGCCGAACAACTGATGATTTCAGAAAATATTTCCCCCTCTCGCAACAAAAGTCTGATTGATCGCAAAGCCGCCTCTTTGATTTTGCAACAATGGTTAGACCAGANTGGGGAAGTGGATTTGCTCAGTGGAGTGAAGATTTGA
- a CDS encoding GNAT family N-acetyltransferase encodes MNLFLSQNQNQFNIRQFQYRDLEAIEQLYRQADDQANSDTGLSHELEQLRRWYGLLKFLSWFPNPCQNLFNAYIAEQFGQLLGMIKVSPFNTSRSTWRIERIFVDRLNDQSSIGSQLLRYCFETLWEARTWLLEVNVNDSGLMALYRQNGFQPLAHMTYWVVEPELLQTLATTQPDLPNLLPVSNADAQLLYQLDTVSMPPLLRQVFDRHILDFKTSFIQAVVDAIKQWLSHSEQVSGYVFEPQRKAAIGYFQVQLSRDGCQPHVAELTVHPAYTWLYPELLSQMAHLAQEFGPQSLRLASADYQPEREAYLEKIGAQRVEHTLLMSRSVWHKLRESKSSLEGLQLSDVLPSWQPAHKPVPTRMSWLGPTIQHPSATQKSSAGDGLSEGTELDPKNLTQKPSDVPSDPRE; translated from the coding sequence ATGAATTTATTTCTATCCCAAAATCAAAATCAATTTAATATTCGCCAATTTCAATACCGCGATTTAGAAGCCATTGAACAGCTATATCGCCAAGCCGATGATCAAGCTAATTCTGACACAGGCTTGAGCCACGAGTTAGAACAATTGCGACGTTGGTATGGGTTGCTCAAATTTTTAAGCTGGTTTCCCAACCCCTGCCAAAACCTGTTTAACGCCTATATTGCGGAACAGTTTGGTCAACTATTAGGGATGATTAAAGTATCTCCCTTTAACACCAGTCGTAGTACCTGGCGGATTGAACGTATCTTTGTAGATCGGTTAAACGATCAAAGTAGTATTGGATCACAACTATTACGCTATTGCTTTGAAACGTTGTGGGAAGCGCGAACTTGGCTATTAGAAGTCAATGTTAATGATAGCGGTTTGATGGCGCTGTATCGACAAAATGGATTTCAACCCTTAGCTCACATGACCTATTGGGTTGTGGAACCGGAACTCCTGCAAACCTTAGCCACCACTCAACCTGATTTACCCAACCTTCTCCCGGTCAGCAATGCAGATGCTCAACTGCTGTATCAACTTGATACCGTTTCTATGCCTCCCCTGCTGCGACAGGTCTTTGATCGGCACATTTTAGATTTTAAAACCAGCTTTATTCAAGCCGTTGTGGATGCTATCAAACAATGGTTGAGCCATAGCGAACAAGTCAGTGGCTATGTATTTGAACCCCAACGTAAAGCAGCCATTGGTTATTTCCAAGTGCAGTTATCCCGTGATGGCTGTCAGCCGCACGTTGCGGAGTTAACGGTTCATCCTGCCTATACCTGGCTTTACCCCGAACTGTTATCCCAGATGGCTCATTTAGCCCAGGAATTTGGCCCCCAGTCCCTGAGACTGGCATCCGCCGACTATCAACCCGAACGAGAAGCTTATTTAGAAAAAATTGGAGCACAACGGGTAGAACATACTTTGTTAATGTCTCGCTCTGTTTGGCATAAATTACGGGAATCAAAATCTTCCTTAGAGGGATTGCAATTATCCGATGTGTTACCCAGTTGGCAACCCGCCCATAAACCTGTACCCACCCGAATGTCCTGGTTAGGGCCAACAATTCAACATCCGTCCGCTACTCAAAAATCTTCTGCTGGGGATGGACTCTCAGAAGGGACAGAATTAGACCCCAAAAATCTAACTCAGAAGCCCTCAGATGTACCGTCTGATCCCCGTGAATAA
- a CDS encoding F420-0:Gamma-glutamyl ligase, whose translation MAAGLSLVTTAAFVLLGLGTLALEIQYRLRPGNKLELTQGEWNLDLSDSTHYVLRGEMEFRNLTPNLEIMLPEVTAQLHLLSKASLDGIKHTIKVISAHLDAPSREDNYWFGYIVKVKKTTRIKVLVEIEGQDLSALQSAWVKVDYITYGPEGRIPKVRHVVLPLKYPDPTLAPNKRIIEGIAEVYPIRTHLLTHIDHPVEVIKKYVLPYAQPGDIVTLGETPVALMQGRFFHPTQIKPGWVAKRVCYFFMPTSSLATACGMQTLVDVVGPARVLFAIVVGTLAKLLGKPGVFYQLAGEQARLIDDVTGTLPPYDQFIVLGPDDPQNVVNTLQQETGLGAAIVDVNDLKAVKILAATPGLSTALIKQALRSNPAGNADEQTPLVLIRPL comes from the coding sequence ATGGCAGCAGGTTTGAGCCTAGTAACAACAGCCGCATTTGTTTTACTGGGTTTAGGAACATTAGCCCTAGAAATTCAATATCGTCTGCGTCCAGGCAATAAACTAGAACTAACTCAAGGAGAGTGGAACCTGGATTTATCCGACTCCACCCATTATGTGTTGAGAGGGGAAATGGAATTCCGTAATCTCACCCCCAACCTAGAGATTATGTTGCCAGAAGTCACGGCTCAACTTCACCTGCTCTCTAAAGCGAGTTTAGACGGTATTAAGCACACCATTAAAGTGATTTCCGCCCATCTTGATGCCCCTAGCCGAGAGGATAATTATTGGTTTGGGTATATTGTTAAAGTCAAAAAAACCACCCGGATTAAAGTCTTAGTCGAAATTGAAGGACAAGACCTCAGTGCTTTACAATCAGCTTGGGTGAAAGTCGATTATATTACCTACGGGCCAGAAGGACGCATCCCCAAAGTTCGCCACGTTGTCCTTCCCCTCAAATATCCAGACCCGACCCTAGCCCCCAATAAACGAATTATTGAAGGGATAGCCGAAGTTTACCCCATCCGTACCCATTTATTAACTCATATTGATCATCCCGTTGAGGTGATTAAAAAATATGTACTTCCCTATGCTCAACCGGGGGATATTGTTACCTTGGGAGAAACCCCTGTTGCGTTAATGCAAGGGCGATTTTTCCACCCCACCCAAATTAAACCGGGATGGGTTGCTAAACGGGTTTGTTATTTCTTCATGCCCACCTCTAGTTTAGCCACCGCCTGCGGAATGCAAACTTTAGTAGATGTTGTCGGGCCAGCACGAGTTTTATTTGCTATTGTGGTAGGAACCTTAGCCAAACTTTTAGGAAAACCCGGAGTATTTTATCAATTAGCCGGAGAACAAGCTCGACTGATTGACGATGTGACCGGAACTTTACCCCCCTATGATCAATTTATTGTCCTAGGGCCAGATGATCCCCAAAATGTAGTCAATACCCTACAACAAGAAACAGGGTTAGGGGCAGCAATAGTAGACGTGAACGATTTAAAAGCCGTTAAAATATTAGCAGCAACCCCCGGTCTTTCCACTGCTTTGATCAAACAAGCCTTAAGGAGTAATCCCGCCGGAAATGCCGATGAGCAAACCCCCCTGGTGCTAATTCGTCCTTTATAA
- the cruF gene encoding gamma-carotene 1'-hydroxylase CruF: MKHKSIAERFCLTAHVVSTLFGLAGLLFILPNPELVANLPPMGMKLFSWGMTAGGITYIVFGAATLALYGYRTLGLGTTLAFMIPSVLLSLSSELLGTSTGFPFGHYQYLSGLGYKIAGLVPFTIPLSWFYMGLTCYLLARAGLKLTMGDRWGRQLAALALGAVLLTAWDLVLDPAMSQAPFPFWQFQEVGEFFGMPYRNLVGWMGTGLVFMSVGAFLWRRTPIALSRSQLTVPLIVYLTNFFFGAAITVVELDARFLFPTALSILFGVIPALIFWWNAKPSLETMESLLPSDNINPSPVEVAAK; encoded by the coding sequence ATGAAGCACAAGTCAATTGCAGAACGATTTTGCCTCACGGCTCACGTTGTATCAACGCTGTTTGGACTAGCTGGGTTATTGTTTATTCTACCCAACCCTGAACTCGTCGCGAATTTACCTCCGATGGGGATGAAATTGTTCTCCTGGGGAATGACAGCAGGAGGCATAACCTATATTGTGTTTGGGGCGGCAACACTAGCCTTATATGGGTATCGCACGTTAGGGTTAGGAACAACCTTAGCTTTTATGATTCCATCGGTCTTGTTATCCTTATCTAGTGAACTTTTAGGAACCAGTACCGGATTTCCCTTTGGTCATTATCAATATTTGAGTGGTTTAGGTTATAAAATTGCAGGGTTAGTTCCCTTCACCATTCCGTTATCTTGGTTTTATATGGGTTTAACCTGCTATTTGTTAGCCCGTGCAGGTTTAAAATTAACAATGGGAGATCGTTGGGGACGTCAATTAGCAGCTTTGGCATTAGGAGCGGTTTTACTCACCGCTTGGGATTTAGTATTAGACCCCGCCATGAGTCAAGCTCCTTTTCCCTTTTGGCAATTTCAAGAAGTCGGTGAATTTTTTGGAATGCCTTATCGAAATTTAGTCGGTTGGATGGGAACAGGCTTGGTATTCATGAGCGTTGGGGCGTTTTTATGGCGACGAACTCCCATTGCTTTATCTCGTTCTCAATTAACTGTACCCCTAATTGTTTATCTGACTAATTTCTTCTTTGGGGCAGCCATTACCGTTGTTGAATTAGATGCTCGTTTCCTCTTTCCAACGGCCTTAAGTATTTTATTTGGGGTCATTCCTGCCTTGATTTTCTGGTGGAATGCTAAACCTTCTTTAGAGACGATGGAAAGTTTATTACCCAGTGACAATATTAATCCCTCTCCCGTAGAAGTTGCTGCAAAGTAA
- the cruG gene encoding 2'-O-glycosyltransferase CruG, whose protein sequence is MLNPIFLNIANFSNINFWFLLFSIILILQIPATIIILSRLFKGAIRVPPLQPESPTLDLLGTVSIVVPTLNEAARVTPCLEGLTRQSYEVREILIVDSHSQDGTQDIVKQFAESDPRFRLVLDEPLPSDWVGRPWALNTGFLNSSEKSEWILGIDADTLPQPGLVASVVKTAIANQYDLLSLSCKFILKYPGELWLQPALLMTLVYRFGSPDLSPQKPERVMANGQCFLCRRSVLEKVGGYSSAKNSFCDDVTLARNIAQQGFKVGFLDGANVLTVRMYDGLKDTWEGWGRSLDLKDACSKTQLWSDLFILLAVQALPLPLLLINLLFSSSLSLPPILSSTLLGLNGFLLFLRLILTAAISLSYDFSQAKQPWVFWLSPLADAVAVLRLWISATQTQIQWRGRTYGKN, encoded by the coding sequence ATGTTGAATCCAATTTTCTTAAATATTGCTAATTTTTCAAATATTAATTTCTGGTTTTTATTATTTTCAATAATATTAATCTTACAAATTCCAGCCACAATTATTATCTTATCTCGGTTATTCAAAGGAGCAATTCGAGTTCCTCCTTTACAACCTGAATCTCCCACCTTAGACCTCTTGGGAACGGTTAGTATTGTAGTTCCGACTTTGAATGAAGCAGCGCGAGTTACCCCTTGTTTAGAAGGCTTAACCCGACAAAGTTATGAAGTTCGAGAAATCTTAATTGTCGATAGCCATTCCCAAGATGGTACTCAGGATATTGTCAAACAATTTGCAGAATCTGATCCCAGATTTAGATTAGTTTTAGATGAACCATTACCGTCGGACTGGGTAGGTCGTCCTTGGGCGTTAAATACGGGTTTTTTAAATAGTTCTGAAAAAAGTGAATGGATTTTAGGTATTGATGCTGATACTCTACCGCAACCGGGTTTAGTGGCAAGTGTGGTGAAAACTGCGATCGCAAATCAATATGATTTATTATCATTATCTTGTAAATTTATTCTCAAATATCCAGGGGAATTGTGGTTACAACCTGCCCTATTAATGACCTTAGTTTATCGCTTTGGTTCACCGGATTTATCACCCCAAAAACCTGAACGAGTGATGGCAAATGGTCAATGTTTTTTATGTCGTCGTTCGGTATTAGAAAAAGTTGGGGGATATTCCAGCGCTAAAAATTCCTTTTGTGATGATGTTACCTTAGCTCGAAATATAGCTCAACAAGGATTTAAAGTTGGGTTTTTAGATGGGGCAAATGTATTAACCGTTAGAATGTATGATGGCTTAAAAGATACTTGGGAAGGTTGGGGGCGATCGCTCGATCTTAAAGATGCTTGTTCTAAGACTCAATTGTGGTCAGATTTATTCATTTTATTAGCAGTTCAAGCCTTACCGTTACCTTTATTACTGATTAATCTGTTATTTTCCTCTAGTCTATCTTTACCCCCTATTTTAAGCTCAACGTTGTTAGGATTAAATGGTTTTTTACTGTTTCTGCGGTTAATATTAACGGCTGCCATTTCGTTATCCTATGATTTCAGCCAAGCTAAACAGCCTTGGGTATTTTGGTTATCTCCCCTCGCTGATGCGGTGGCGGTATTACGATTATGGATATCTGCAACTCAAACTCAAATTCAATGGCGAGGGAGAACCTATGGAAAGAATTAA
- a CDS encoding type II toxin-antitoxin system antitoxin SocA domain-containing protein translates to MEYQFDFNIEKGIESILYILELLENKVQPTIHRVSKFLYFADKEHLEKYGRFIFGDSYYAMKHGPVPSQIYDLLKLVRGDLSPSFQPSQEISEQVLQAFKIMEVCLLQSLRS, encoded by the coding sequence ATGGAATACCAATTTGATTTTAATATTGAGAAAGGAATAGAGTCTATTCTTTACATCTTGGAGCTATTAGAGAATAAGGTTCAACCAACAATTCATCGTGTTTCTAAATTTTTATATTTTGCAGATAAGGAACACTTAGAAAAATATGGAAGATTTATTTTTGGGGATAGCTATTACGCCATGAAACATGGCCCTGTACCCAGTCAGATTTATGATTTACTGAAATTAGTGCGTGGAGATTTGTCTCCTAGCTTTCAGCCTTCGCAAGAAATATCTGAACAGGTTCTTCAGGCTTTCAAGATAATGGAAGTTTGTCTTTTGCAGAGCTTACGGAGTTAA
- the rimM gene encoding ribosome maturation factor RimM (Essential for efficient processing of 16S rRNA) codes for MELSKMIEIGTIVAAHGLRGEVRVYPNSDFPERFIEPGQRWLLPPGQTEPKPVEFLGGYLMPSKGIYVVEIEGIEDRTQAEALQGCPLLITDQDRPHLEEDEFYVLDLIGLEVFDQRKAEVIGKVIDVISAGNDLLEVELHSPTPAPDTLVADPLPEQIHRKTKKKRKPKLLPTVLIPFVKEIVPIVDLEQKRIEIIPPPGLIEETV; via the coding sequence ATGGAACTATCTAAAATGATAGAGATCGGCACTATTGTGGCGGCTCACGGGTTAAGAGGGGAAGTTCGAGTTTATCCCAATTCAGATTTCCCAGAACGGTTTATCGAACCGGGTCAGCGCTGGCTATTACCCCCCGGACAAACCGAACCTAAACCTGTGGAGTTTTTGGGAGGCTATTTAATGCCCAGCAAGGGCATTTATGTCGTTGAAATCGAGGGCATTGAAGATCGAACTCAGGCAGAAGCATTACAAGGTTGTCCGTTGTTGATCACAGACCAAGATCGCCCCCATTTAGAAGAAGATGAATTTTATGTTTTAGATTTAATTGGGTTGGAAGTATTCGACCAAAGAAAAGCGGAAGTGATTGGAAAAGTCATAGATGTGATTTCGGCTGGAAATGATTTACTAGAAGTGGAGTTACATTCCCCAACTCCAGCCCCAGACACTCTCGTTGCTGACCCCCTCCCAGAACAGATTCATCGTAAAACCAAAAAGAAACGTAAACCCAAACTCCTACCCACCGTTTTGATTCCCTTTGTCAAAGAAATCGTTCCCATTGTGGATTTAGAGCAAAAACGGATTGAAATTATTCCCCCGCCTGGATTAATTGAGGAAACAGTTTAA
- a CDS encoding DUF4347 domain-containing protein: MSTINFDLSSAFTDNILLIIDSSVTNIPQLLDAISENIDFIILSKTEDGIQQITNILSDYKNLKAVHLLTHGSSGTLHLGNTTLNVNNLEKYAPQLKTWRQTFTENTDVLIYSCELASDNGGFLSRLHHYLGVNLAASRQKVGYTPLGGNWNLDVILGKITTPFPFNQEKIADYPAILGTYNVSTVDGLKTAINTANTTPEDDIINLTKGVYSLTTVDNNTSDGNASDANGLPTPTDITVGGKLTLNGNGAIIERSTTAPAFRFFYVPSNSDLTLNNLSFSNGEANKRGGAIYVSSSLGNLTVNNSTFANNKVTGDGGNGGGAIFIYYSSTATINNSTFSGNSAEDSGGAIYNVGDLSITNSTFTNNKADINTTNSTSYDSGGAIFQDSGTATLKNTLIAGNQDLSTNIKNPDIAGGTWTDGGGNLIGDNSGVETTFPASSLVGTATNPLDAKLGPLQDNGGLSFTHALLAGSPGIDTGNTTNATGLTTDQRGVGFARIANNIVDIGAFEYAPPEIEVLDGSTNIIDGTSTAINLGQISLGGSLTKTFTIKNTGLGDLLLTNPITFSGTGFTGLGNFTTTTLAPNASTTVDVTLTPNQXRFSPPPKHSTDKLTPPVTPASILPPTVD; the protein is encoded by the coding sequence ATGAGTACCATTAATTTTGACCTAAGTTCAGCCTTCACGGATAATATATTACTGATCATTGATTCATCCGTTACGAATATCCCCCAATTATTAGACGCAATTAGTGAAAATATTGATTTTATCATCCTCTCCAAAACTGAAGATGGAATTCAACAAATTACCAATATTTTATCAGACTACAAAAATTTAAAAGCTGTTCATCTGCTCACCCATGGAAGTTCAGGAACACTGCATTTAGGAAATACCACCTTAAACGTCAATAATCTTGAAAAATATGCGCCCCAACTCAAAACGTGGCGACAAACTTTTACAGAAAATACCGATGTTTTAATCTATAGTTGTGAACTCGCATCGGATAACGGTGGGTTTCTGTCTCGTCTTCATCATTATCTAGGAGTCAACCTAGCGGCTTCGCGTCAAAAAGTGGGTTATACTCCCTTGGGAGGAAATTGGAACCTAGATGTTATCTTAGGAAAAATTACCACTCCATTTCCATTTAATCAAGAAAAAATTGCTGATTATCCAGCAATATTAGGGACTTATAACGTCAGTACCGTTGATGGGCTAAAAACAGCCATTAACACGGCTAACACCACACCAGAAGACGATATTATTAATTTAACAAAAGGAGTCTACAGCTTAACAACCGTTGATAACAACACCTCCGATGGTAATGCTAGTGATGCTAACGGTTTACCCACTCCTACAGATATAACCGTTGGCGGAAAACTGACCCTGAACGGGAATGGGGCTATTATTGAACGAAGCACCACAGCACCTGCTTTCCGTTTCTTTTATGTTCCCTCCAATAGTGACCTCACCCTCAATAACCTCAGCTTCAGTAATGGGGAAGCAAACAAACGGGGAGGAGCAATTTATGTTAGTAGTAGCTTAGGCAATCTTACCGTTAATAATAGTACCTTTGCCAATAACAAAGTTACAGGTGATGGAGGAAATGGCGGTGGGGCAATTTTTATTTACTACAGCAGTACCGCTACAATTAATAATAGTACCTTTTCCGGTAACAGTGCAGAAGATAGTGGCGGTGCTATTTATAATGTTGGCGACTTATCCATTACCAATAGTACCTTTACGAACAACAAAGCCGATATTAATACGACTAATAGTACCTCTTATGATAGTGGTGGAGCCATTTTTCAAGATAGTGGAACAGCTACCCTTAAAAACACATTAATTGCTGGAAATCAAGATTTATCAACAAATATTAAAAACCCCGATATAGCCGGAGGAACTTGGACGGATGGAGGTGGAAATTTAATCGGAGATAATAGCGGTGTTGAAACCACATTTCCAGCCAGTAGTTTAGTCGGAACAGCCACCAATCCTTTAGATGCTAAATTAGGCCCTTTACAAGATAATGGTGGCTTAAGTTTTACCCATGCTTTGTTAGCAGGAAGTCCAGGGATTGATACAGGAAATACGACTAATGCGACCGGATTAACAACCGACCAACGAGGCGTTGGATTTGCCCGAATTGCTAATAATATTGTTGATATTGGTGCATTTGAATATGCTCCCCCAGAAATAGAAGTCTTAGACGGAAGCACCAATATTATTGATGGAACTTCAACAGCTATTAATTTGGGTCAGATATCCCTGGGAGGAAGTCTAACTAAAACCTTCACGATTAAAAATACAGGATTAGGGGATTTATTATTAACTAATCCGATAACTTTTAGCGGAACAGGCTTCACCGGATTAGGAAATTTTACCACCACTACACTCGCTCCTAATGCTAGTACAACTGTTGATGTTACCCTCACACCTAATCAANAGCGTTTTTCTCCCCCTCCCAAACATTCAACCGACAAGTTAACACCACCCGTAACCCCTGCGTCCATCCTTCCGCCAACTGTTGATTAA